The proteins below come from a single Triticum aestivum cultivar Chinese Spring chromosome 5D, IWGSC CS RefSeq v2.1, whole genome shotgun sequence genomic window:
- the LOC123121592 gene encoding very-long-chain aldehyde decarbonylase GL1-1, whose protein sequence is MGAAFLSSWPWDNLGIFKYVLYGPLVGKALASRAWEPASPDRWLCLLLALFALRAFTYQLWSSYSNMLFLTRRRRIVRDGVDFEQIDKEWDWDNFLILQIMMAATALYAFPSLRHLPGWNTGGLAVAALLHVAATEPLFYAAHRAFHGAHLFARYHALHHSNKVPTPFTAGFATPLEHLVLGLLMALPLAGACAAGLGSVGLAFAYVLSFDFLRAMGHCNVELFPGGLFRSLPFLRYLIYTPTYHTIHHTGKKANFCLFMPLFDRLGGTLDPESWELQRKNRAGMDEAPDFVFLAHVVDVMQSMHVPFVMRTFASTPFAVRAFLLPLWPIALLFMFMVWAWSKTFIISYYHLRGKLHQIWAVPRYGFHYFLPFAKDGINDQIELAILRAERMGVKVVSLAALNKNEALNGGGTLFVNKHPDLRVRVVHGNTLTAAVILNEIPKGTTEVFMTGATSKLGRAIALYLCRKKIRVMMMTLSTERFQKIQKEAAAEDQQYLVQVTKFQSAEQCKTWIVGKWLSPREQRWASPGTHFHQFVVPPILGFRRDCTYGKLAAMRLPKDARGLGSCEFSLERGVVHACHAGGVVHFLEGYAHHEVGAIDVDRIDVVWEAALKHGIRPV, encoded by the exons ATGGGTGCTGCCTTCTTGTCCTCATGGCCGTGGGATAACCTTGGCATCTTCAAG TATGTCCTGTACGGGCCTCTGGTGGGCAAGGCGTTGGCGTCGCGGGCGTGGGAGCCGGCGAGCCCCGACCGCTGGCTCTGCCTCCTGCTGGCGCTCTTCGCGCTCAGGGCCTTCACCTACCAGCTCTGGAGCTCGTACAGCAACATGCTcttcctcacccgccgccgccgcatcgtcCGCGACGGCGTCGACTTCGAGCAGATCGACAAGGAGTGGGACTG GGACAACTTCCTGATACTGCAGATAATGATGGCGGCCACGGCGCTCTACGCCTTCCCGTCGCTGCGGCACCTCCCGGGGTGGAACACCGggggcctcgccgtcgccgccctcctccacgtcgcggccaccgagcccctcTTCTACGCGGCGCACAGGGCCTTCCACGGCGCCCACCTCTTCGCCCGCTACCACGCGCTCCACCACTCCAACAAGGTGCCCACGCCCTTCACAG cCGGGTTCGCGACGCCGCTGGAGCACTTGGTGCTGGGCTTGCTCATGGCGCTCCCGCTCGCCGGCGCGTGCGCCGCGGGTCTCGGCTCCGTTGGGCTGGCCTTCGCCTACGTGCTCTCTTTCGACTTCCTCAGGGCCATGGGGCACTGCAACGTGGAGCTGTTCCCCGGCGGCCTCTTCCGGTCGCTCCCGTTCCTCAGATACCTCATCTACACCCCAAC GTACCACACCATCCACCACACCGGGAAGAAGGCCAACTTCTGCCTCTTCATGCCGCTGTTCGACCGGCTGGGTGGCACGCTCGACCCCGAGTCCTGGGAGCTGCAGAGGAAGAACAGAGCAG GGATGGACGAGGCGCCGGACTTCGTGTTCCTGGCGCACGTGGTGGACGTGATGCAGTCGATGCACGTGCCGTTCGTGATGCGGACCTTCGCCTCCACGCCCTTCGCCGTGCGGGCCTTCCTGCTGCCGCTCTGGCCCATCGCGCTCCTCTTCATGTTCATGGTCTGGGCCTGGTCCAAGACCTTCATCATCTCCTACTACCACCTCCGCGGCAAGCTCCACCAGATCTGGGCCGTCCCCAGATACGGCTTCCAC TATTTCCTGCCGTTCGCCAAGGACGGCATCAACGACCAGATCGAGCTGGCCATCCTGAGGGCCGAGAGAATGGGCGTCAAAGTCGTCAGCCTTGCAGCTCTGAACAAG AACGAGGCACTCAACGGCGGCGGCACGCTGTTCGTGAACAAGCACCCGGACCTCCGCGTGCGCGTCGTCCACGGCAACACCCTCACGGCCGCGGTCATCCTCAACGAGATCCCCAAGGGCACCACCGAGGTCTTCATGACCGGCGCCACCTCCAAGCTCGGCAGGGCCATCGCGCTCTACCTCTGCAGGAAGAAGATCCGCGTCATG ATGATGACGCTGTCGACGGAGAGGTTCCAGAAGATccagaaggaggcggcggcggaggaccaGCAGTACCTGGTGCAGGTCACCAAGTTCCAGTCGGCGGAGCAGTGCAAGACGTGGATCGTCGGCAAGTGGCTGTCGCCGCGGGAGCAGCGGTGGGCGTCGCCGGGCACGCACTTCCACCAGTTCGTGGTGCCCCCCATCCTCGGCTTCCGCCGGGACTGCACCTACGGCAAGCTCGCCGCCATGCGCCTCCCCAAGGACGCCCGGGGCCTCGGCTCCTGCGAGTTCTCGCTGGAGCGCGGGGTGGTGCACGCCTGCCACGCCGGCGGAGTCGTGCACTTCCTCGAGGGGTACGCGCACCACGAGGTGGGCGCCATCGACGTCGACCGCATCGACGTCGTCTGGGAGGCGGCGCTCAAGCACGGCATCCGGCCCGTCTGA
- the LOC123124843 gene encoding uncharacterized protein, translating to MRRKAMFTVGKSKGVVASLMHRRPFQHMVLRRLRELKKIVPDARDADVDVLLRQTAEYICILELKVAALRRLSAIYGA from the coding sequence atGAGAAGGAAGGCCATGTTCACGGTGGGAAAGAGCAAGGGGGTGGTGGCATCGCTGATGCACAGGAGGCCCTTCCAGCACATGGTGCTGAGGAGGCTCAGGGAGCTCAAGAAGATAGTCCCCGATGCCCGGGACGCCGACGTCGACGTGCTGCTCAGGCAGACCGCCGAGTACATCTGCATCCTGGAGCTGAAGGTGGCCGCCCTGCGGAGGCTCTCCGCCATCTACGGCGCGTGA